gacagagagagaaagacagagacacagacagagagagacacagacagagagagacacagacagagagagacacagacagagagagacacagacagagagagacacagacagagagagacacagagagagagagacacagacagagagagagagagagagagagagagagaccgagacagACAGACCGAGACCGacacagagggacagacagagagacagacagagagacagacagagagacagacagagagacagacagagagacagacagagagacagacagacaggattactttcagtgtggaaacaggcccttcggcccaacaagtccacaccgacccaccgaagcgcaacccacccatacccctacatataccccttacctaacactacgggcaatttagcatggccaattcacctgacccgcacatctttggactgtgggaggaaacccacgcagacacggggagaacatgcaaactccagacagagacacagacagagacacttaaggtgaagagtggaaggtataggggggggatgtcagggataggttctttacccagagagtggtggaggcatggaatgcgctgcctgtgggagtggcagagtcagaatcattggtggcctttaagcggcaattggataggtacatggataggtgcttaagctaggacaaatgttcggcacaacacaagggcctgttctgtgctgtattgttctatgttcttcacatggtgaaacaaagggatcagttaaagtgtgtgcgctttaacgcaaggagtgtcagaaataagagtgatgaacttagagcatggatcagtacttgggactacgatgttgtggccatacgGAGATATGGGATtcacagaggcaggaatggttgttagatgctccagggtttagaacgtttaaaaggaacagggagagtggaAAAATAGGATGgcgtgtagcattgctaatcagagagtgcagcACAGCTACAGAAATAAAGATTGTTGAGGGAGGTTTGTCTAttgagtcagtatggatggaagttaggaacagcaagggagcagccacctcattgagGGGTTTCTACAGACCCCTAacagcagtagggagattgaataACTCATAagccggcagattttggaaaaatacaGATGTAGctgggttgttgttatgggtgacttcaactttcccaatatcgactggaacctccttagtgcagatggtttgcaTGGAGctatttttgtcaggtgtgtttaggagggtttccttactcagtatgtggacaggccaaTGAGGAGAgggtcattttggatttggtgctcagcaatgagccatgACAGGAGTCAGATCTCgtagtgggagaacactttggtgactgTGATCACAACTGCAATTGACCAAAACAacaatttaccatagccttggagaggggaaggagcagttaccaagagAAGATAGCATCATATTtaactggggaaaaggaaactttcagacaggagttgggaaacacagactgggaacaattgttccataCGAAGCGCCCAGtagatatgtggagactgttgaaggagcagttgttgtgtgagtgatgcacaaatttgtccCTCAGAGAGGTAAGTAGTAGTAAGATTAAGAAGcgttggatgatgagaacagaggagcttttcATCAAAAGGAAACTTACGTAAGGTGGGaaacaaggatctagcacagctttagaggattacaggcttgctagaaaggagcccagaaatggactgaggacagCAGGAGAGGGCACGAGAAAGGTTTAGCAGAAGAACCCAAAGACATTTTATTCATACataaggaataagagaatgatcatggagaaggtagggctgatcagagaTAGCATaaggaacttgtgtgtggagtctgagcagataggggaagccctaaaatgagtttttgcttcggttttcactaaagaaagagaccttgttgtaaatgagaactttgaggagctgggatacaggcttgaacagatcatgATTGAAGCTAAAgtactggaaattttggcaaacattaagattaatAAGTCCCtagagccagaccagatttatcccaggctactttgggaagtgagaaaggaggttgctaagccactggcaaagatctttgcttccgcactctccacaggagtcataccgGAGAATTGATGggaagcaaatgttgttcctcttttcaataaaggcaatagggaaatccctggcaattacagaccagtcagtcagtcttatgtccgttgtcagcaaggttttggaaaaaattctgagggataggatttatgactatttggaaaagcatagcgtggcTAAAGGCAATCAGCATAGCTTTCAGAGGGGCAGgtaatgcctcacaaatcttatggagttctttgaggaggtgtcaggacaggtcgatgaaggtcgagcagtggatgtggtgaatatggactttagcaaggaatttgataaggttccccgtggtaggctcattcataaagtcaggaggtatggaatacagggagatttgactatctggatttagaattggttggctgacagaaggcagagagtggttgtagatggaaagcattctgcctggaggggagtgttgagtggtgtcccgcagggttcttTTCTTGGGCGTccgctctttgtagtttttataaatgacttgggtgaggtggaggtggtatggattagtaaatttgcagatgacacaaagattggagggctactgcaggccacagcgcgacatagacaggatgcagacctgtgctgagaaatggcagatggagttcaacctggataaatgccaagtggtgcattttggaaggcctAACTTGAAAACTGAATATaagattaaagacagaattcttggtagtgtggaggaacagagggatcctggtgttcaagtacatggatccctcaaagttgccacccaagtagatagggttgttgagaaagcatatagtgttttggcttttattaacagggggatcgagtttaagagccgcaaggttttcctatagttctacaagtccctggtgagacaacacttggaatattgtgtccaattctggtcgcccctactgtaggaaagatagaggggctttggagagggtgcaaagaaagtttactaggatgctgcctggattggagggtttgtcttatgaagagaggttgactaagcttggaatTTTCTCTCTGGAAAGGAGGAGGaacagaggtgacctgattgaggtatacaaggaaTATAAGAGGaacagatagagtcaatagccagagacttttccccagggtgcatggtattgggggcaaagtactaacttggattgaaatttggttggctgataggaaacaaagagtagtgataaacggctccatttcggaatggcaggcagtgacctgtgggataccgcagggatccgtgctgggaccgcagctttttacaagctatgttaatgatatagaagatggtattagtaataacattagcaaatttgctgatgatactaagctgggtggcagggtgaaacgtgaggaggatgttaggagattacagggtgacctggacagattaGGCGAGTGgtcagatacatggcagatgcagtttaatgtggataaatgtatggttatccactttggtgacaagaacaggaaggcagattactacctaaattgattccatttaggtggaggggcagtacaaagatctgggtgttcttgtacaccagtcaatgaaggtaagcatgcaggtacagcaggtagtgaaggcggcttatagtatgctggccttcataacaagagagattgagtatagaagcaaagaggttcttctgcagctgtacagggccctggtaaggccacacctcaagtactgggtgcagttctggtctctaaatttgaggaaagacattctggctatagagggagtgcagtgtaggttcacgaggtcaattcctggaatggtgggactaccttacactgaaagactggagtgactgggcttgtatacccttgagtttaggagactgagaggggatctgactgagacatgtaagattattaaaggattggacactctggaggcatgaaacatgtttccgctgatgggtgagtgccgaaccagaggacacagcttaaaaatacggggtagaccatttaggacagagatgaggagaaacttcttcacccacagagtggtgtgtgtgtgtgctgtgtgtgtgtgtgtggaatgctcgGCCCCagggggcagtggaggcccagtctctggattcatttaagaaagagttggatagagctctcaaggatagtggaatcaagggttatggagataaggtaggaacaggatactgattaaggaagatcagccatgatcacccatcagaggaaacatgtttcctgcctccagagtgtccaatggtggtgcaggctcaaaagggcagaatggcctactcctgcacctattgtccattgcacgaggggtcatagttttaaaatatgaggaaggtatagaggagacgtcagaggtaggttctttacacagttgtgaatgcatggaatgcattgccagtggtggtgttgggagcagagtcattaggggcaTTTGAGcacctgctggacatgcacatggacagcagtgaattgaggggtgcgtagattgggttattttattttacattaggattaatcctcgacacaacatcatgggctgaacggtcagttctgtgctgtactttctatgttctaagatagaCATACTAAAACAATGCCACGTAATGggtgaaaaaaacccaccatttttaACAAAAATGCTTTTATGTGCTGGTGCAAAGTTTACTAAAATAAATAGTTATAAACTTTATTGGCAATAATCATATATACATGGAATTATATAGCACAGAAGGAAACTATTTGAAAAGGGCATTCCCCTGCTCTTATACATGGCCTTTTGTGAAGTATCTATCTAATTACACTGTTTTTATGAAGTATTTTCATTCCGGTCACGTATAACATGTAATAGCTATGATTGATCGTCTTATGTCTTTCTTCCACAAATTTTTGGCAGATTGATTAGATTTGTTAGATACTGTGTTTATATCTTCAAGCAGACTCCAATTGAAAAGCAAAACTGCAGCTAAATAAAATATATGGTTAATGCAAATACAACTCACCTTCTTTAGCTTTAACCATACTTCCTCTCGTGAATGCCCACCCAAGAATCCAGTTAGTGCAAGGAAACAGGCCAAAAAAGAAGGAGCAACTGCAAACTGGAAAAAAACAGATatcatgttttttttcttcaaTTTGGGAAAGTGATTCAGCAAATACAAAATGGCATGCAAAAATTCTTAAACAGAAATATGTTCGTGATTAAACTGAAAATCAAAGGCGATCAGGATATAGattcttagagatgtacagcatggaaacagacccttcggtccagccagtccatgccaaccagatattccaacccaatctagtcccacccggcccatatcgctccaaatccttcctattcatatacccatccaaatgtctcttaaatgttgcaattgtaccagcctccaccacatgttCTGTGAAAGTGGTTTCCATAATTAATATATATTCATTATACAAAATATTACTCAGTACTTGCAAAAACAAATACATATAGATACACTGCAATGCTTTTATTCCTAAACTACAGTAACCTTTGTGTCAAACTTTAAAATCAGCAGGAAGTGGTCCTGTGACATCACAAACTGGTTTTCAATAGAAGGTTTCACTAATTATGCAAACAAAAGTATAGTTTGTAATAGTGTTGCACTTAGTTATTTCAAATTTTATAACAAATCATTCTGAAACAATTTGAAAAATACCAAGAACACCACAAAGTTAAAACAATATTGAGTGACAGTCTTGTAATTTCTAATTTTAATGTGATAAAGAAAATTAACTTCATGAGATTTTACTTCTCGGTTGTCATTGCCATTTTGACAGATTGACTTTTAATGCTCACTTTAAACACCCATCCACTGTAACAATGGACTATTATTGTGCAATTTGTATGCCAGTTTTGAGTACATTAGCAGTCCAAATATAATTAGCACTCTATTGACGATGATCACCTTGCTTAACTAGAGATTAAAGAAAGAAGATTTAAAATAGTTCCACTGGATAATTTAGGTAACCCTTTGATTCAGAAAAGCCCAGACAGCACAAAAGGCTTATAAACAGAGTTTCACAAACCTTTCTTCAGTATTCCTTTAAAAAGACAATAGacatttctttcatttataatttgACAACTCAAGAGTAAAACAAACTTTTAATGTGGTTCTTCATTAATTTGATATCCTATTTGGTTAACGTTTTTGGCTGGACAGTTGCTCTGTAAATCCGTGGGTTCAATTCTCGTACCAGCTGAGGTAACCatgtaaaaaaaattctccttctcaacctctcccattGCCCGAGATATAGTGACCATTAGGTTACATCTCTTCACTGAGGAAGtagccctatggtcctctgggactatgccAACATATCTTCATCCCATTACTGATAGAGGTGGGTCTTGCTTCCTTAAAACAGATAAAACATGTATTGTGTTTTGGACTAAGGCATGGAGGACAGCACAACTAACTTCTGAATGCTCAAGTTCAGCCTACTGTATTCTCTTTCATACTTATAAAAAGACTTTATTCCAAATTTGATGTTACATGCATCCTCCCTCCATTCCATCTCCACCCAACAGTCCAATCGTCTTCCTGCTGTGGGGTGCAGCATCGGAATCTCTGTGCAAACTCGTCTTAAATATTATCTTTTCCACTGCATCTTTGATCACTTGGCTTTACTATGGTGAAACAGTTTGGAATAGTTTCTCACATTACAGATATAAAAAGGAAAGTAAAATTATTGTTTTGTTTTACCTGATCAAGTAACATTTTCTTAAATGCCACAGTTTTGCTCTTTCCGACAACAAGTTGATCTAGCAACTTATACCACACTCCGAGTACAGGACCCTATGGTAAAGGGGTTAAAATAAACAGACAATGAACATCACTTAAGTGACTGAGGATTGTAATTTCAAGTTTACAGTGAATCAATATTGCCAAAACTGAGGTCATAACTGTGCCAAGTCTGCTGATCTCTCCCCCCACTTATTGGCTATTGGAATGGAGAGCAACCAACGTATCAAAAAATTACAAACATGAAATAATCTGCATCATGTTAATTACTTTTCAAGGAGATATTCTACTCAGTACAGTCTACATGATAAGTTATCGGTTGTGTCTAAAGAGTTAccactttgttgtggttctgttcgctgagctggaagtttttgttgcaaacgtttcgtcccctggctaggcgacatcatcagtgctttggagccaggggacgaaacgtttgcaacaaaaacttccagctcggcgaacagaaccacaacaacgagcacccgagctacaaatcttcgcacaaaccttgaacagttACCACTTTCATTTCTAATTCTTTTACCTTATAGGTATTCTCCTGAGCAGTGGCTTACACTACATAAAGGACTACTGAAATCATTAGTCCTCTAGTGACTTATCCAAATGGTCTTCCATTCATCATTCAGGCTTTTAAAAGACACACCTGATCACTTAAATCCCCTTTGTGTTATTGTTGATTCTCCATTAGTGCAGGTTTTTTTTAAGTAGTTGTCAGGAAAGCTATTTGAAGGGTTGgtgcagaatcaatgggctgaacaaCATTTTTCTGCACTTTAGGGATTTTCTGTCATCAATCTCTACAGCTGATTTATGTTGGTTTTCTGCCTCCAGGTCAAATTTCgtttttgatttttatgtcaaaaTGCCTTCAGTATTACCCTTAAGGACATGATGATCCTGCTGATTGACCAGCATATGGTGCCTCTTAGACAATTTGagctccgaggtctctttgttggACGATAAAGTTGTCCATATGTGCCAATCTTTCAGTGCACTTTTTTTCAGTTTATCagtttgttggaatattgtgattgTACTGGTAAATTAAAACTCACCACACATATAGAAATAAGTGGTCATTGGAATTTAACAATGTTGCAGGCTTTGAAATTATTAAAGATGATAAATTTGTCCTCATGTGGTACTCTTCCAATGATCCTGTTGAAAATATTGCTCTCTAACCTCATCTGTTTGTGTCATTGCTTATGCATGAAATGGTTAAGTGTTATATATTATACATTTAGCAAGCACTATTCAAATAGAGTTAGTTTTTGATTCTTTGGGAAGTGAGTTCAGCTTAGATGTCAACTCAGATcaaatttgggcggcacggtggcacagtggttagcactgctgcctcacagcgcctgtagacccgggttcaattcccgactcaggcgactgactgtgtggagtttgcacgttctccccgtgtctgcgtgggtttcctccgggtgctccggtttcctcccacagtccaaagatgtgcgggtcaggtgaattggccaagctaaattgcccgtagtgttaggtaaggggtaaatgtaggggtatgggtgggttgcgcttcggcgggtcggtgtggacttgttgggccgaagggcctgtttccacactgtaagtctaatctaatctaaatggcaaAGACTGAAGTTGATTTCTCAGTCCTGTAAAATGTGCAGCTTCCACCTCCTTCCTCAAGATGAGACTCCTCATTGCACCTGCTCAGCATTTTGGCTCAGGAGTGGTTCATCAGTAGGTCAGGAAGGTAGCCCACTAATCTTCTCACCTCAGCTAAAGACAGGTTACAAATGCTATCAGCAAAATTGGTCCCAATTATGAATTTAAACATGGTAAATGCTATTCGttaattctgttttgatttctcTTGTAGGATGGTCATTTATTAATGCACATTTATAGtgcaaattattttaatttgaatCTCTCATTTTCCAACAAAAAATGGATAATGGGTGGCATCAACTCTTGGCAAGTATAATAGATCTGCAATAATTAGTTGGAAAGCATGTGAGTGTGTCACAGGGTGTTACCTGACAAGTCTCTTTATAGGATGAAATCACTTTATTGCTCTTTGAAACTTCCTAGATATCAGACTTCTGTCTTAACTGACTACTCCTTGCTTGGAGAGTATGCCTTTTGGTCCTCGATTTACTCAAGGGGAAAACAGTCTATCAGCATCTCACCTGTCAAGTCCCATAGGTTACATGTTTCTCAACTCTAAGTACAAaaggagggagtgggtgtaaattGGATACCAGAAACATCAACAATTAGCAAACAATGTTTAGTCTGAGGTCAGTGCTGAAAAATTGCATTTTAGTTATCAATCACCTGGACACTGAAATCTTGTAAGGAAAAGCTGCAAAAATACCCAGAATGGCTGTTAAGGTTGCCAGAAATCAGCCACAAGAACAGCAGTGTAAAGCAGAAAGAGTTACATGCTCCGAACAGTTTTGCAGATCTGGCTGATTAGTAATGAAGCAACCAAATCCAAGACTCTACAGTCATAAGTAGTCAAACAAAATGGTTGACTTCAAAAGACCACTGACATTCTACTCAAGTATAATCTTCTAAGGCAAATGGGATAAAGAAAGAGTATCAAATCCTTGCAGCCATCCAGGACCATTTTTTGATGTGAGCAAAGATGGTTTGCATTCACAATCTAGATCATTAGACACTACAACTCTTTTGTGCAGGAATACAGAGGCAAATTGCAGCATCCATACTGTGCCTTGGTTAATAACAAACTGAAACAAAAGCACCTTCAACAAGTACTGTATGTACCAAAACCTGAAggccaaataaataaataaatacttttGAAATCTAGTTAGGGTGGTAATATAGGAAATTCCTCACCTCAGTCAGGCATCAAACTAAAGCCCCTCTTACCCAGATGACTTGCTGGACAGTATTTTACCCATTCGGTAGTCATCAGGTATCTCCCAACTGAAACTTATGCTGGCAGAGTTAACAAAAGCTTGAAAATGGTAAGAGTGGTCTCTAAGCGTATTTGGGACAACAAGCATGAGGCTTTTTAAGAAAGGGAATCTGCTGAAGGGGGTTCAAATAAACTGAGAAAAATTATCAAAAGTAACTGAAGGAGTAAAATTAACATATCAATTACAACACTGAATAACAAGaattttcaaattttattttacatccaaaaaagggaaacaaaaaaacttatagtcatacagcatggaactcTCTGGTTCAATTTATCCATGCTGATTAGGTTTGCCAAACTAACACTAACAAACATTTGCCtgtttggcccatagccctctaaacttttcctattcatgtacctatcggAATATCTTTTcaatgccacttcctctggcagttcattccacatacatgacactctctgcatgaaaatgttgctccttagatcccttttaaatctttcctctctcactttaaaccaacAGACCTTGGCTATcaactttatgattttataaacctctacaaggtcacccctcaacctcctgcacttcAGGGGAAAGTCCCAGCCTCgctttataactcaaaacttccagtCTCGAAACATCCTTCTaagtcttttctgtaccctttccagtttaataacgttcTTACTATtgcaaggcaaccagaactatacacagtagtcctaaagtagcctcaccaatttcctgtacagccacaacatgacatctcaactcctatgctcaatgctctgcACAAATGTCCACAAAGTAATACAGACATTCCAGGAGACAAAATCAGCTTAGCTGATTGTATTTCGATGATCAGAGTGTCTAGCACGAGCCATGCATGAAAACATCTAATTGTGCCACTACTGGAGTTCAACAAACTATCATTGGGCAGTACATCAACAAACAAAAAGCAGATGTAGAGAGAATGCAACCAACTTCCATTGAAGTTCAAGGGATTACCCAGATGACTTGCTGTCCAGTACTTTACCCATTCAGTAGTCATTAGGTATCTTCCAACTGAAACTTGTGCTGGCATCACCATCATCAAATCCTCCACAATAAATTGGATCAGCCTTAAAAATGTAGTAACTAGACAAGTAGGTtagggctaggaatcctgcagcaagtaactctcctcctgattccccaagTCCTTTCTgctatctacaaagcacaagccaAGAGTGTGACAacgggtcagttagacttgaaacatcaactcttttctctccttacagatgctgccagacctgctgagattttcctgcattctCTCTTTTGGTGTGATTAAATACTTTCTATTTACATGGATAAGTGAAGTTCCAGTAATACTCAAAATCTTGATTCTAACTAATGACTGGTACCATAACCTAAAAATGCCTCCCACACCACTGTCATATAACAGCTGTAGTATGCACTATTTATAAGATGCAATGCTGCCATTAAGATTTCTTAATACATTCCAAACCTTCAAACTCTCCCACAAcaaagggcaaaggcagcagatacattgaacACCATCTGTAAGTTCACGTCCAAGTGACAGACcctcttgacttggaaatatatcattcttCATTGTGGCTAGATCAATATCCTGGAGCTCCCCAACAGCACTGTGCGGGTATGTACACCACATTGATCGACTGTagtcaagatggcagctcaccaacacctttgcAAGGCAATTAGGGGTTTTCAACAAATTTTGCCTTCCTTAGTGAAGTTCACAccacatgaatgaatttaaaaagaatctgAGCTCAACACTGTCTTGGAGAGTTATAGACGAGACAATGCATTACCAAGTGGGATGATCTGCTTTTAACTTCCATGAGCATAATTGATTATAAAAGATGCATCAGGCAAATAACTCACATTAAAAATCATAAATTCCTGAGTTTTAAACTCAGGAGAGTTGGAAATTTGGTAAATCAATATCAATGATTTTGGAAGTTCACTAATTTCAACTGACTCTTAGAAGGACATAAAATACAGGAACATGAGTGGACCAcacagcccatcaagtctgctctgccattcaatatgactgtGGTAATGCTGGGCTTACATATGAATGTGCAAGGTCCAATGAAACTTTCCAAATAAGAGCTGGAGACTTTTCTTCAATCTTTAATCCTTAAACATCGACACTAGAACAAataatctggtcattatcactacTTCATGTTGCCCTCAATTTAGAATGTTCTGAAGTTCTGAATAAAGTGAGATAATTGTAAATTATACCCAAAATCTGACTCCGTGTTTTAGGGTGATGCCGCAGAATGACAGCAGATAGGTGACAGAGGTAGAGGTCATGGGCAGTGAACCTGTGCTCTTTACCCTACTGTTTTGATAGCCTTCCTATAAAATGGAGCTACAATCTGTACACAATTCTTCACACAAAATTCTTATTACGCTTTCGTGCCACTCCATCTGGACTTCTTTATTTTCTTAGCACAGAATCTTGTACTCCATTAGCTTTCTTAAGCTTTTGAATTCCATCAACTTTCTTCATCCACTTGGGAAATGAAACACTGCTCTTTCAAATCTTATAATCTAAATGGAGATTAACTGCAAGTATTAAATTTTCATTTGTCAAAAGTAATCAATTATTCATTCATATTTATTGACCTTGAATTTCATCCTCTACCATTTTGACCATTTGCTCATTTTATCAATACGTAGCAAGTTTAAGTAAGATGGTTATCCCTATTTATAAACCTTTCCGCATCTTTTCCAGAGCATATGTTTGAAAGCTCCTCCAACTCTGCAACTTGGAAAGCTCTACTCCTCTAATCCTGGCTTTCAATTCATTCCTCATTTTTTGACTCACCACAAATGGTAGTGCTTTCAGCTGCATTGTTGTTGCTCTCTGGCTTCTTTCTAGTTTATTTTGTCTCAACTTCTTATAACACCTAGAAAAATCTCTTCAAAATCTCTTTCCATTCATATTGGTAATACAACTTCCAAATCGAAGCTAGGTGCAAACTTCATCCACAGTAACTATATACTTTGTAAGATTCTACTGTTAAAAGGGCATTAAAATAATTGCTTGAGAGACATTGTGCTTTAAACACAAGCTATACtcttatttttattttgcatCATTTGTTCTGTTCCAATATAAAGCCCATTTTAGAGTCTGCAATTACCACATAAATTAATCCAACAGTTGTCATTCTGAGCGTCCTTTTCGTGTCATGATTTGCCCATCCTTGTCGTTCAATCAGTTGCTGTGAAATTACATCACTGCATCCAACCAAAGTACCTGCAAAA
Above is a genomic segment from Hemiscyllium ocellatum isolate sHemOce1 chromosome 3, sHemOce1.pat.X.cur, whole genome shotgun sequence containing:
- the mpv17 gene encoding protein Mpv17 isoform X2, whose amino-acid sequence is MILPWRVYQMMMVKHPWKVQILTAGTLVGCSDVISQQLIERQGWANHDTKRTLRMTTVGLIYVGPVLGVWYKLLDQLVVGKSKTVAFKKMLLDQFAVAPSFLACFLALTGFLGGHSREEVWLKLKKIWPTVQMLNFYFVPLVYRLPLIQVVALMWNTYLSWMANKI
- the mpv17 gene encoding protein Mpv17 isoform X1 yields the protein MILPWRVYQMMMVKHPWKVQILTAGTLVGCSDVISQQLIERQGWANHDTKRTLRMTTVGLIYVGPVLGVWYKLLDQLVVGKSKTVAFKKMLLDQFAVAPSFLACFLALTGFLGGHSREEVWLKLKKDYKDTLISNYYIWPTVQMLNFYFVPLVYRLPLIQVVALMWNTYLSWMANKI
- the mpv17 gene encoding protein Mpv17 isoform X3 yields the protein MILPWRVYQMMMVKHPWKVQILTAGTLVGCSDVISQQLIERQGWANHDTKRTLRMTTVGLIYVGPVLGVWYKLLDQLVVGKSKTVAFKKMLLDQFAVAPSFLACFLALTGFLGGHSREEVWLKLKKVYWQDKRQMKIPKQRLSGRL